In the genome of Acidobacteriota bacterium, the window AGCCAGCTCCTTTTTTTGGAACCGTTCGAGATCGCCTCAGTAGTTTTGAATTTCTTACTATCTACCGCCACTTTTCACAACCTCCCACCGAAAGCCAGAATAACGCTCAGGGCTTTCGATCCTAATTAACAAACCGTCGCAATTTTACACTAACCACAAACCCGATCGCTACAAACGTCGACAAAATGGCTGAAAGCCCCGCGCTCATCAGCGGCAGCGGAACGCCGATAACCGGCAAAATCCCGAGAGCCATGCCCACATTCATAAATATTTGAAACGCCATTCCGCAGACGATCGACATTATCACAAGCATTCCGGCGCGATCCGACGCATCTCGGGCGCCCGAGATCATTCCCGATAACAAGAGAGCATATGCGAGCAACAGTGAAATACAGCCGATGAAACCCGTATTCTCGGCAGTCACTGCGAAAATAAAGTCCGTTTGCGGCTCGGGCAAAAATTTCAGAACGCTCTGCGAGGTTTCCGTATCGCCCTGATTTCCGGCCAGTCCGCCCTTCCCGACCGTGATAGTTGATTGGATCGTATGATATCCATATCCCCGCGGGTCAACGCTGTCGGGATCGATGATCGCGTTTATACGCTCCTGCTGATATGTCTTGATCTTGCCGGATTTGACACCGATAATGTAGGCGGACGGAACAAAGATGGCAGCGGCAACAACAGCAAGCACCACATATCTGGCCTTGATCCCGGAAAGGAAAAACATAGCGGCCAGTATTGGAAAATAAGTTATCGCCTGTCCCGCATCAGGCTCGAGTAGGATCAACAGGATCGGTCCCGCAAAGATAGCTCCGCCGAGAAGCATCTCTCTCAGCTGCAGAGTTCCTCCCTTCCGGGCTCCAAAATACTTAGCGAGCATTAGGACTGTCGGTATTTTGGCGAATTCCGACGGTTGAAACTGGCCAACAAGGGGCAGCCTGACCCATGCTTTCTGGCCATTGACCTGAACACCAAGCGGGGTCAAGACAAGCAGCAGCATCACCAAAGCAATGACATAAAAAACCGGAGCCGAATCGATCAGTCGCCGATAATCGGTAAACGCGACAATTAGAAACGCGACAAACGCGATGACGATCCCGAATATCTGCTTGGTCCAGATGGATTCGGTCGGTGTCGCATTATGTATCTGCCAGACACCAAACGCAGCAATAGCTAATGCCAGCAACGTCGTCAGCCAGTCAAAATCCCTTAGATCGCGTTTTTCGATTATCGCTACCATTTGCCGGAAAAACTAATTCTTCGCCACCGTTTCCTTTGGGGTCTCTTTTGGGGCGGTGACCTGTCCGCGGGCGATCCTGTAGGATTCGTAAACACCTTTTACGGCCGGTGCCGCGTGGCTGCCGCCGAAACCGACATTCTCGATCAGGGCGATCACCGCGATCTCAGGCTTGTACGCAGGAGCGAAGCTAACGAACCATGCGTGGTCCTTTTTGTCGCCGACGTCTTTGCCCAACTCGGCAACCTGAGCCGTTCCTGTTTTGCCGGCGATCTCAAAATCAGGAATACGGATCGCACCGGCAGTACCGCCGCCATTGACTACGCCCCACATCCCCTTGATGACCATATCCCATTGGGCCGGCGTCGCTTCGATGATCCTTGGCTCCGGATGCTGGAACCCGAAAGCAGCACGCGGCGCAAAATAATCACTCTCGCCCTCCGTACCAACGGCGGCGATCGGCTGAAATGACTTTAAGAAATGCGGCGTGTACATCTTTCCGCGCATTCCGATGCTGGCGACTGTGCGTAGCATCGATATCGGCGTCACAACGACCGTATCCTGGCCGATTCCTGAATACACCGTTCTGATATCGCTCCAACCACCCTCGTTCTTTACGACCCACGGCATCCATGATTTTGGGGTCTGCGAAACCTTTTCGTTAGGCAGATCAATGCCAGAAGGCTTGTCATAACCAAACGTCTCGACCATCTGGATCACACCTTCGATCTTCATCTTAAGGGCTAGTCGGTAATAGTAGCCGTCGCATGATTTCGTTATCGCGTAGCTGAGCGGCGGCGATCCGTGGCTGCCCATGCAGCGCGTAAATTTAGAACCTATCTTTATCCCGCCGCCGCAAACCAAATTAGAATGCTCAACCGTTATGGCTCCCTGCTGCAGTCCTGCCAGTGATTCCGGAATTTTCCACGTAGACCCCGGGGGATAACGGCCCTGGATCGCCCGGTTAAAGAGCGGACGTGACTTTTCCTGCCAATACGCCGCAATAGCACGGCGGCCCTCGGGCGTCGCGCTGCCGCGAACAAAAATATTCGGATCGAACGACGGTGCCGACGCCATCGCTAGCATTTCGCCGTTGTTCGGATCCATTGCCGCGATCGTCCCGCGTTTTGTTACAGAATCGGCGAGTTGTTTCTCGGCTCTGAGCTGAACATCAAGATCAATGGTCGTGACCATGTCCTGACCGGCCTGCGGTTTTACGACGTCAAGTTCGCTTTGAACCCGCCCTTTGCTGTCGACAAGCACCTTTCGATAGCCCGGGCGTCCGCGCAAATACTCGTCGTAATACTGTTCAAGCCCGCCTTTGCCGACGATATCGCCGGGACGAAAACCTTTCTCTTGAAACTCTGGCTCCTTAAGCTGATTCGGGCTGATCTCGCCAACGTATCCAAGTACGTGTGCGAGCGTCGTTCCCAGCGGATAATATCGCTGCGGCTGTAACTCAACTCGGAGTTCGGGAAACTCAAGCGCGTGCGACTCGACCCAGGAGATGTCCTTCATGTCGACGTTCTCTTTGAGAACCATCGTTTCGAATTCATTTTGGGTTTTTATCAGATTAAGTCGCTCGACAACGAATTGATGTTCGAGGTTAAGGCCTCTCGAATATTCCTCGACCCGGTCCGCCACGTTGATCTTTTTCAGGGGCTCGTTCGAAAGCACTACGTTGTAGGTTGGACGCGAATCAACGAGTAATTTTCCATTTCGATCCAGAATTGCCCCGCGCGGAGCAGGAATAGGAATGAACCGAACGCGCTGATTCTCGGCCCGCTCGCTAAAATACTCGCCGCGAACGATCTGCAGGTAATACAAACGAGCACCAAGCAGGCCGAGCAAAACGAATGCTATGGCCTGGATGGTAACAACCCTGACACCTAGATTCTGCACCTGATCGCCGATCTTCATAAAAATTGATCTCCGCGTTATTTGTTAAGCCTGATGGGGTTACGCCGCCTGGTCTGGCGCCGTGGTTTGAACATATCGTTCTTTCGCCGCCTGACTTTATCGCCCGACATTGTTTGGAGCAAAAGATAAACTAGCGTTCCGGCGATCGTCGTGCCGATCACACGATAAGCGACCGTCACCAAAACGTCGCTCGGAGGAGCTTGGCTGAACAGCCGATGTACTCCAAAAAACAACAGATCGTTTACCAAACACGCGCCAGCTATGACGGGGATCCGAAGCAGAAGGTTGTCCAAATAGACACGTCTCGCCATCTCGAAAACCATATATGCCACAAGCGTTTTCGAGAATCCACTGGCGCCCAGCAGACCACCGCTCAAAGCATCAACCGCTACACCGGAAAGCGTGCCAAAAATGATCGCCCGGATCGAATTTCGCTGCAAGGCTGCATAAACG includes:
- a CDS encoding rod shape-determining protein RodA, producing MVAIIEKRDLRDFDWLTTLLALAIAAFGVWQIHNATPTESIWTKQIFGIVIAFVAFLIVAFTDYRRLIDSAPVFYVIALVMLLLVLTPLGVQVNGQKAWVRLPLVGQFQPSEFAKIPTVLMLAKYFGARKGGTLQLREMLLGGAIFAGPILLILLEPDAGQAITYFPILAAMFFLSGIKARYVVLAVVAAAIFVPSAYIIGVKSGKIKTYQQERINAIIDPDSVDPRGYGYHTIQSTITVGKGGLAGNQGDTETSQSVLKFLPEPQTDFIFAVTAENTGFIGCISLLLAYALLLSGMISGARDASDRAGMLVIMSIVCGMAFQIFMNVGMALGILPVIGVPLPLMSAGLSAILSTFVAIGFVVSVKLRRFVN
- the mrdA gene encoding penicillin-binding protein 2; this encodes MKIGDQVQNLGVRVVTIQAIAFVLLGLLGARLYYLQIVRGEYFSERAENQRVRFIPIPAPRGAILDRNGKLLVDSRPTYNVVLSNEPLKKINVADRVEEYSRGLNLEHQFVVERLNLIKTQNEFETMVLKENVDMKDISWVESHALEFPELRVELQPQRYYPLGTTLAHVLGYVGEISPNQLKEPEFQEKGFRPGDIVGKGGLEQYYDEYLRGRPGYRKVLVDSKGRVQSELDVVKPQAGQDMVTTIDLDVQLRAEKQLADSVTKRGTIAAMDPNNGEMLAMASAPSFDPNIFVRGSATPEGRRAIAAYWQEKSRPLFNRAIQGRYPPGSTWKIPESLAGLQQGAITVEHSNLVCGGGIKIGSKFTRCMGSHGSPPLSYAITKSCDGYYYRLALKMKIEGVIQMVETFGYDKPSGIDLPNEKVSQTPKSWMPWVVKNEGGWSDIRTVYSGIGQDTVVVTPISMLRTVASIGMRGKMYTPHFLKSFQPIAAVGTEGESDYFAPRAAFGFQHPEPRIIEATPAQWDMVIKGMWGVVNGGGTAGAIRIPDFEIAGKTGTAQVAELGKDVGDKKDHAWFVSFAPAYKPEIAVIALIENVGFGGSHAAPAVKGVYESYRIARGQVTAPKETPKETVAKN
- the mreD gene encoding rod shape-determining protein MreD → MEGVRLTIALIIAVVLQWTLRSVFEPLAYIDFPLIIVVYAALQRNSIRAIIFGTLSGVAVDALSGGLLGASGFSKTLVAYMVFEMARRVYLDNLLLRIPVIAGACLVNDLLFFGVHRLFSQAPPSDVLVTVAYRVIGTTIAGTLVYLLLQTMSGDKVRRRKNDMFKPRRQTRRRNPIRLNK